A window of the Synechococcus sp. JA-3-3Ab genome harbors these coding sequences:
- the msrA gene encoding peptide-methionine (S)-S-oxide reductase MsrA, with amino-acid sequence MALFGFGKLSKKLTLPTPEEALPGRSEPMAIVNRHYVKGTPLKPPFPEGMELAMFGMGCFWGAERRFWQLPGVFTTAVGYAGGYTPNPTYEEVCTGLTGHNEVVRVVYDPSQISYLQLLKVFWENHDPTQGMRQGNDVGTQYRSGIYVYSQTQRELAEKTRDLYQQVLSAHGCGPITTEILEAPEFYYAEDYHQQYLAKNPRGYCGLGGTGVPLPELLTPDLSP; translated from the coding sequence ATGGCGCTCTTTGGTTTCGGCAAACTGAGCAAGAAACTGACCCTGCCTACCCCGGAGGAGGCTTTGCCGGGCCGCTCCGAGCCAATGGCAATCGTTAACCGGCACTACGTCAAGGGCACGCCCCTGAAGCCCCCTTTTCCCGAGGGGATGGAGCTAGCCATGTTTGGCATGGGCTGCTTCTGGGGAGCGGAGCGCAGGTTTTGGCAGTTGCCTGGGGTGTTCACCACTGCAGTGGGCTATGCGGGCGGGTATACTCCCAACCCCACCTATGAAGAGGTCTGCACTGGCTTGACTGGCCACAACGAGGTGGTGCGGGTGGTTTACGATCCCAGCCAGATTAGCTACCTCCAGCTCTTGAAAGTCTTTTGGGAAAACCACGATCCCACCCAGGGGATGCGCCAGGGCAATGATGTGGGCACTCAGTATCGCTCCGGCATCTACGTCTATTCCCAGACCCAGCGGGAGCTGGCGGAAAAAACCCGCGACCTCTACCAGCAAGTCCTGAGCGCCCACGGCTGCGGCCCCATCACCACTGAGATCCTGGAGGCTCCAGAGTTCTACTACGCCGAAGACTACCACCAGCAGTACCTCGCCAAAAACCCGCGCGGCTACTGCGGCCTGGGGGGAACTGGGGTACCGCTGCCGGAGCTCCTCACCCCCGACCTTTCTCCCTAG